A region from the Pelobates fuscus isolate aPelFus1 chromosome 1, aPelFus1.pri, whole genome shotgun sequence genome encodes:
- the LOC134614405 gene encoding gap junction alpha-2 protein-like: MAGWDLLKILLDEVQEHSTLVGKVWLTVLFIFRILILSLAGESVWGDEQSDFICNTEQPGCSNVCYDKAFPISHVRYWVLQFLFVSTPTLIYLGHVIYLSRREEKLRQQENMLKAKELTESQLENDNKQEEPIKKLKIQGALMCTYTASVIFKSLFETGFLIGQWYLYGFVMLPVYVCERVPCPHKVDCFVSRPMEKTIFILFMLVVSLISLLLNLLELVHLFSKNFHPTTTKIKSCSTVGSLSYVLPDKLKNHQTSLHTSSSDPDTELPAYNKMSSELNWGSNQKKQNSNSLIKAKTPDGFSQSSISVLVSGAPGQAGSSVPITCHSPSTVKQQYV; the protein is encoded by the coding sequence ATGGCAGGATGGGATCTCTTGAAGATACTTCTTGATGAGGTCCAGGAACATTCAACGCTTGTTGGGAAGGTCTGGTTGACCGTTCTTTTTATCTTCCGCATTCTCATTCTCAGTCTAGCAGGAGAGTCTGTTTGGGGAGATGAACAATCAGACTTTATTTGTAATACTGAACAGCCTGGCTGCTCCAATGTTTGCTATGACAAGGCGTTTCCCATCTCTCATGTCCGATATTGGGTGCTACAGTTTCTGTTTGTTAGCACCCCAACACTAATTTATCTTGGTCATGTGATATATCTGTCAAGAAGAGAGGAGAAGTTGAGACAGCAGGAAAATATGCTTAAAGCTAAGGAGTTAACTGAATCACAGCTGGAGAATGACAATAAACAGGAAGAGCCCATCAAGAAGTTAAAGATCCAAGGAGCATTGATGTGTACCTACACTGCTAGTGTTATCTTTAAAAGCCTTTTTGAGACTGGTTTCCTTATTGGCCAGTGGTACCTGTATGGTTTTGTTATGCTtccggtgtatgtgtgtgagagggttccATGTCCTCACAAGGTTGACTGTTTTGTTTCACGTCCCATGGAAAAAACTATTTTCATTCTATTCATGTTGGTAGTATCTCTCATATCCCTTTTACTTAACCTTCTGGAACTTGTACACCTATTCTCCAAGAACTTCCATCCTACcacaactaaaataaaatctTGCTCTACAGTGGGGAGCCTTTCATATGTGCTACCTGACAAACTCAAGAATCATCAAACGTCCTTGCATACTTCTTCCAGTGACCCAGACACAGAACTTCCAGCATATAATAAAATGTCAAGTGAACTAAATTGGGGCAGTAATCAGAAAAAGCAAAATTCAAACAGCCTCATCAAGGCAAAGACTCCTGATGGGTTTTCCCAAAGTAGTATTTCTGTACTAGTTTCAGGTGCCCCAGGTCAAGCAGGCAGCAGTGTTCCCATTACTTGCCATTCCCCATCTACTGTTAAGCAACAGTATGTGTGA